One genomic segment of Desmodus rotundus isolate HL8 chromosome 5, HLdesRot8A.1, whole genome shotgun sequence includes these proteins:
- the LOC112317537 gene encoding lysine-specific demethylase 4D-like, translated as MNFKRSGAQNPSLSIMTFRPSAEDFQDFNTYIASIESQGAHRAGLAKIIPPKEWKARQSYDDISDILIAAPLQQVASGRAGVFIQYHKKKKAMTVGQYRRLANSGQYRTPPHVDFEDLERKYWKTRVYDSPIYGADVSGSLFDANTKQWNLGHLGTIQDLLEQECGVVIEGVNTPYLYFGMWKTSFAWQTEHMDLYSINYLHFGEPKTWYAVPPEHGQRLECLARELFPGSSRGCEAFLRHKVALISPSVLKENGIPFSRITQEAGEFMVTFPYGYHAGFNHGFNCAEAINFATPRWVDYGKVASQCSCGEARVSFSMDAFVRILQPERYELWKCGQDRTVLDHVEPMALGSRDLSAWRQSLAAARASAAVRQPSRHPRLPSSTQCGAAAACCSSKPDLSSPPIPGPSARVPQPTGSCAGGRRPLEEGAQEATLQAAAKRRCSVGTARTAPDPKALPVLADGLLVDNHTSFSFQFPNPSRASGCYCAPDLQFLGPPLDPDEPMHPGPCLLSLDNIVTCLPDSVPLAPPNITGTLRSFPKDAAGNLKTLVNLSEISIKYLHFGEPKTWYAVPPEHGQRLECLARELFPGSSRGCEAFLRHKVALISPSVLKENGIPFSRITQEAGEFMVTFPYGYHAGFNHGFNCAEAINFATPRWVDYGKVASQCSCGEARVSFSMDAFVRILQPERYELWKRGQDRTVLDHAEPTALGSRDLRA; from the exons ATGAACTTTAAGCGCTCTGGTGCCCAGAACCCAAGCCTTTCAATCATGACCTTCCGCCCAAGCGCGGAAGACTTTCAGGATTTCAACACATACATTGCTTCCATAGAATCCCAAGGTGCCCACCGAGCTGGCCTGGCTAAGATAATTCCACCCAAGGAGTGGAAAGCCAGACAGAGCTATGATGACATCAGTGACATCTTAATAGCCGCTCCTCTGCAGCAGGTGGCCTCTGGGCGCGCAGGTGTGTTTATTCAATAccacaagaagaagaaagccatGACGGTGGGGCAGTATCGCCGCTTGGCCAACAGTGGCCAATACCGGACTCCGCCACATGTGGATTTTGAGGATTTGGAGCGAAAGTACTGGAAAACCCGCGTCTACGATTCGCCCATCTACGGCGCTGACGTCAGTGGCTCCTTGTTTGATGCAAACACCAAGCAGTGGAACCTCGGCCACCTGGGAACCATTCAGGACTTGCTGGAGCAGGAGTGCGGAGTTGTCATCGAAGGCGTCAACACCCCCTACCTGTACTTTGGCATGTGGAAGACCAGCTTCGCTTGGCAGACGGAGCACATGGACCTTTACAGCATCAACTACCTGCACTTCGGGGAGCCCAAAACTTGGTACGCGGTGCCCCCAGAGCACGGCCAGCGCCTGGAATGCCTGGCCAGGGAGCTTTTCCCAGGCAGTTCCCGGGGCTGTGAGGCCTTCCTGAGGCACAAGGTGGCGCTCATCTCTCCCAGCGTCCTCAAGGAGAATGGGATCCCCTTCAGTCGCATCACTCAGGAGGCTGGAGAGTTCATGGTGACCTTTCCCTACGGCTACCACGCTGGCTTCAATCACGGCTTCAACTGCGCCGAGGCCATCAACTTTGCCACCCCGCGATGGGTCGACTATGGCAAAGTGGCCTCTCAGTGCAGCTGCGGGGAGGCCAGGGTCAGCTTTTCCATGGACGCCTTTGTGCGCATCCTGCAGCCCGAGCGCTACGAGCTGTGGAAATGCGGGCAGGACCGGACTGTCCTGGACCACGTGGAGCCCATGGCTCTGGGCAGCAGGGACCTGAGCGCCTGGAGGCAGAGCCTGGCGGCCGCCAGAGCCAG TGCCGCTGTGCGCCAGCCCTCTCGGCATCCCAggcttccctcctccacccagtgcGGAGCTGCGGCGGCCTGCTGCTCCTCCAAGCCCGACCTGTCCTCGCCGCCAATCCCGGGCCCATCTGCCCGGGTTCCCCAGCCCACTGGCAGCTGTGCTGGGGGCCGTCGTCCTCTGGAAGAGGGGGCTCAGGAGGCGACCCTGCAGGCCGCGGCTAAGAGGCGCTGCTCAGTGGGCACAGCGCGCACTGCTCCGGACCCCAAGGCCCTGCCTGTGCTTGCTGATGGACTCTTAGTAGACAACCATACATCATTCAGCTTTCAGTTCCCCAATCCTTCGAGGGCTTCTGGATGTTATTGTGCCCCAGATCTTCAATTCTTGGGGCCCCCTTTAGATCCTGATGAACCGATGCACCCTGGCCCTTGCCTGCTCTCTCTGGACAATATTGTAACTTGTCTCCCTGACAGTGTCCCCCTAGCTCCTCCCAATATCACTGGGACTCTGAGATCATTTCCCAAAGATGCTGCTGGAAACTTGAAAACCCTTGTGAACCTCTCCGAGATT AGCATCAAATACCTGCACTTCGGGGAGCCCAAAACTTGGTACGCGGTGCCCCCAGAGCACGGCCAGCGCCTGGAATGCCTGGCCAGGGAGCTTTTCCCAGGCAGTTCCCGGGGCTGTGAGGCCTTCCTGAGGCACAAGGTGGCGCTCATCTCTCCCAGCGTCCTCAAGGAGAATGGGATCCCCTTCAGTCGCATCACTCAGGAGGCTGGAGAGTTCATGGTGACCTTTCCCTACGGCTACCACGCTGGCTTCAATCACGGCTTCAACTGCGCCGAGGCCATCAACTTTGCCACCCCGCGATGGGTCGACTATGGCAAAGTGGCCTCTCAGTGCAGCTGCGGGGAGGCCAGGGTCAGCTTTTCCATGGACGCCTTTGTGCGCATCCTGCAGCCCGAGCGCTATGAGCTGTGGAAACGCGGGCAGGACCGGACTGTCCTGGACCACGCGGAGCCCACGGCTCTGGGCAGCAGGGACCTGAGAGCCTGA